A stretch of Saccharothrix texasensis DNA encodes these proteins:
- a CDS encoding dienelactone hydrolase family protein gives MSGYSAKQVLDQLSRPGEHPVLRGDLALVGLPGLIYTPAVGLGLPAVAFGHGWLQPVNRYRALLRHLASWGFVAAAPGTQRGPLMSSRLMAGNLRTALDVCTGVRLGDGGISVDASRLAVAGHSMGGGAAVLAAADDPRVRAVVTLAASETRPSALDAARRVAVPGLHLAGGEDRIAPPVGHAEAIAEAWQGPVQLRSLPKASHLGFAEGRHWSELLLDGKGERAAQKLARALTTAFLLRTLKGEKKWDVLLDGDVKGAVLTFQRGPLVRH, from the coding sequence GTGAGCGGCTACTCGGCGAAGCAGGTGCTCGACCAGCTCAGCAGGCCCGGTGAGCACCCCGTGCTGCGCGGTGACCTGGCGCTGGTCGGGCTTCCGGGCCTGATCTACACGCCCGCGGTCGGGCTGGGGCTGCCGGCGGTGGCCTTCGGGCACGGCTGGTTGCAGCCGGTCAACCGGTACCGGGCGTTGCTGCGGCACCTGGCGTCGTGGGGTTTCGTGGCCGCCGCGCCCGGGACCCAGCGCGGGCCGCTGATGTCGTCGCGGCTGATGGCCGGGAACCTGCGGACGGCGCTCGACGTGTGCACCGGCGTGAGGCTGGGCGACGGCGGGATCAGCGTGGACGCGTCACGGCTGGCGGTGGCGGGTCACTCGATGGGTGGCGGCGCGGCGGTGCTGGCGGCGGCCGACGACCCGCGGGTGCGGGCGGTCGTGACGTTGGCCGCGTCCGAGACCCGGCCGTCCGCGCTGGACGCGGCCCGGCGGGTCGCCGTGCCGGGGTTGCACCTGGCCGGCGGGGAGGACCGCATCGCGCCTCCGGTCGGGCACGCGGAGGCCATCGCGGAGGCGTGGCAGGGGCCGGTGCAGCTGCGGTCGTTGCCGAAGGCCAGCCACCTGGGGTTCGCCGAGGGGCGGCACTGGAGCGAGCTGCTGCTCGACGGCAAGGGTGAGCGGGCGGCGCAGAAGCTGGCGCGGGCGCTGACGACGGCGTTCCTGCTGCGGACCCTCAAGGGCGAGAAGAAGTGGGACGTGCTGCTGGACGGCGACGTGAAGGGCGCTGTGCTGACGTTCCAGCGCGGCCCGCTGGTCCGCCACTGA
- the glmS gene encoding glutamine--fructose-6-phosphate transaminase (isomerizing) — MCGIVGYVGHRSALDVVLDGLRRLEYRGYDSAGVAVLDGDGGLAVERKAGRLTNLEARLDEVGRDAFTGTAGMGHTRWATHGAPIDRNSHPHCDVTGRVAVVHNGIIENFAALRAELEAVGVEMASDTDTETTAHLIARAYDEGDTKGDLVASVRMVVRRLEGAFTLVVTHADHPDVVVAARRSSPLVVGVGEGETFVASDVSAFIEHTREAVELGQDQVVVIDRDGYRVTDFDGADAQAKPFTVNWDLSAAEKGGHEYFMLKEIEEQPEALANTLRGHFRDGRVVLDEQRLSDQDLRDVDKVFVVACGSAYHSGLVAKYAIEHWTRLPVEVELASEFRYRDPVLDRDTLVVAVSQSGETADTLEAVRHARSQKARVLAVCNTNGAQIPRESDAVLYTHAGPEIGVASTKAFLAQIAANYLVGLALAQARGTKYPDEVAQEFHQLEAMADAVQKVLGTIEQVRALGRELADSKAVLFLGRHVGYPVALEGALKLKELAYMHAEGFAAGELKHGPIALIEEGLPVVVVMPSPRGRAVLHSKLVSNISEIQARGARTIVIAEEGDETVRPFADHLIEIPAVPTLLQPLISTVPLQVLAAEIARSRGYDVDKPRNLAKSVTVE, encoded by the coding sequence GTGTGCGGAATCGTGGGATATGTGGGACACAGGTCGGCGTTGGACGTCGTGCTCGACGGGCTGCGGCGGCTGGAGTACCGCGGCTACGACTCGGCGGGCGTCGCCGTCCTCGACGGGGACGGCGGCCTGGCCGTCGAGCGCAAAGCCGGTCGCCTGACGAACCTGGAGGCCCGCCTGGACGAGGTCGGCCGCGACGCCTTCACCGGCACCGCCGGCATGGGCCACACGCGCTGGGCCACCCACGGCGCGCCGATCGACCGCAACTCCCACCCGCACTGCGACGTCACGGGCCGCGTCGCCGTCGTCCACAACGGCATCATCGAGAACTTCGCCGCCCTGCGCGCCGAGCTCGAAGCCGTCGGCGTCGAGATGGCCAGCGACACCGACACCGAGACCACCGCCCACCTCATCGCCCGCGCGTACGACGAGGGCGACACCAAGGGCGACCTGGTGGCGAGCGTCCGCATGGTGGTCCGCCGCCTCGAAGGCGCGTTCACCCTCGTCGTCACGCACGCGGATCACCCGGACGTGGTCGTCGCGGCCCGTCGCTCGTCACCGCTGGTAGTGGGTGTCGGTGAGGGCGAGACGTTCGTCGCCAGCGACGTGTCCGCGTTCATCGAGCACACCCGCGAGGCCGTCGAGCTCGGCCAGGACCAGGTCGTGGTGATCGACCGCGACGGCTACCGCGTCACCGACTTCGACGGCGCCGACGCGCAGGCCAAGCCGTTCACGGTGAACTGGGACCTGTCGGCCGCCGAGAAGGGCGGCCACGAGTACTTCATGCTCAAGGAGATCGAGGAGCAGCCGGAAGCGCTGGCCAACACGCTGCGCGGCCACTTCCGCGACGGCCGGGTCGTGCTCGACGAGCAGCGCCTGTCCGACCAGGACCTGCGGGACGTCGACAAGGTCTTCGTCGTGGCCTGCGGCTCGGCCTACCACTCCGGCCTGGTCGCGAAGTACGCCATCGAGCACTGGACGCGGCTGCCCGTCGAGGTCGAGCTGGCCAGCGAGTTCCGCTACCGCGACCCCGTGCTGGACCGCGACACGCTCGTCGTCGCCGTTTCCCAGTCGGGTGAAACCGCGGACACGTTGGAGGCCGTGCGTCACGCGCGGTCGCAGAAGGCGCGGGTGCTGGCGGTCTGCAACACCAACGGCGCGCAGATCCCGCGCGAGTCCGACGCCGTGCTCTACACGCACGCCGGCCCGGAGATCGGCGTCGCGTCGACCAAGGCGTTCCTCGCCCAGATCGCGGCGAACTACCTGGTCGGCCTGGCCCTGGCGCAGGCGCGCGGCACGAAGTACCCCGACGAGGTGGCCCAGGAGTTCCACCAGCTGGAGGCCATGGCGGACGCCGTGCAGAAGGTGCTGGGCACCATCGAGCAGGTCCGCGCGCTGGGTCGGGAGCTGGCCGACTCGAAGGCCGTGCTGTTCCTCGGCAGGCACGTCGGCTACCCGGTGGCGCTCGAAGGCGCGCTCAAGCTCAAGGAGCTCGCCTACATGCACGCCGAGGGCTTCGCGGCGGGCGAGCTGAAGCACGGCCCGATCGCGTTGATCGAAGAGGGCCTGCCGGTGGTCGTGGTGATGCCGTCGCCGAGGGGCCGGGCGGTGCTGCACTCGAAGCTGGTGTCGAACATCTCGGAGATCCAGGCACGGGGTGCGCGCACGATCGTGATCGCCGAAGAGGGTGACGAGACGGTTCGCCCGTTCGCGGATCACCTGATCGAGATCCCGGCGGTGCCGACGCTGCTCCAGCCGTTGATCTCCACGGTGCCGTTGCAGGTGCTGGCCGCGGAGATCGCCCGCAGCCGCGGTTACGACGTGGACAAGCCGCGCAACCTCGCCAAGTCCGTCACGGTCGAGTAG
- a CDS encoding NAD(P)H-hydrate dehydratase, with translation MRGLWTTDRVRAAEERVMAVVPAGALMRRAAFGVAVVAAELLAGGRRVGLLVGAGNNGGDALWAGYYLRKRGVAVSAVLLTPDRVHAEGLAAFRRVGGRVVDRLADVDLVIDGIVGLSARGPLRPDAAEHVAHLDAPVLSVDLPSGIDPDTGATSGPAVRAHTTVTFGCLKPVHALADCGDVRLVDIGLAGELHGPDLVELDVADVGLAWPVPGPEDDKYTQGVTGIAAGSATYPGAAVLAAGAALLSTSGLVRYAGAAAEGVRARWPEAVCTGSVTDAGRVQAWVVGPGLGTGLGAEAVLRTVLEAGVPVCADADAITMLANNPDLWDARDPDTPLVLTPHDREYERLAGPVGDDRVTAARKAAERFNAVVLLKGHATVVAGPDGRVLVNRARSSWAATAGSGDVLSGVLGSLLAAGLDPVLAAGCAAKVHVLAAELAADGAPIPATSLLGAIPDAIRAVRPL, from the coding sequence ATGCGGGGTCTGTGGACGACGGATCGGGTCAGGGCGGCGGAAGAACGCGTCATGGCGGTCGTGCCGGCCGGCGCGCTGATGCGCCGGGCGGCGTTCGGCGTGGCGGTCGTCGCGGCGGAGCTGCTGGCGGGCGGGCGGCGGGTCGGCCTGCTCGTCGGCGCGGGCAACAACGGTGGCGACGCGCTGTGGGCGGGCTACTACCTCCGCAAACGCGGAGTCGCCGTGTCCGCTGTCCTGCTGACACCTGATCGTGTGCACGCCGAGGGGTTGGCCGCGTTCCGTCGCGTCGGGGGCCGGGTGGTCGACCGCCTGGCCGACGTCGACCTGGTGATCGACGGCATCGTGGGCCTCTCCGCCCGCGGCCCGCTGCGCCCGGACGCCGCCGAGCACGTCGCGCACCTCGACGCGCCCGTGCTGTCGGTCGACCTGCCCAGCGGGATCGACCCCGACACGGGCGCGACCTCCGGGCCCGCCGTGCGCGCGCACACCACCGTCACGTTCGGCTGCCTCAAGCCCGTGCACGCGCTGGCCGACTGCGGTGACGTGCGGCTGGTCGACATCGGGTTGGCCGGCGAGCTGCACGGGCCGGACCTGGTCGAGCTGGACGTCGCCGACGTCGGCCTGGCGTGGCCGGTACCCGGGCCGGAGGACGACAAGTACACGCAGGGCGTGACGGGGATCGCGGCCGGTTCGGCGACGTACCCCGGCGCGGCGGTGCTGGCCGCCGGTGCGGCGCTGCTGTCGACGTCCGGCCTGGTCAGGTATGCCGGTGCGGCGGCGGAGGGCGTTCGGGCGCGGTGGCCGGAGGCCGTGTGCACGGGATCGGTCACCGACGCCGGCCGGGTGCAGGCGTGGGTCGTCGGGCCGGGGCTGGGCACCGGGTTGGGCGCGGAGGCGGTGCTGCGGACGGTCCTGGAGGCCGGCGTGCCGGTCTGCGCGGACGCCGACGCGATCACCATGCTGGCCAACAACCCCGACCTGTGGGACGCCCGCGACCCGGACACCCCGCTGGTCCTGACGCCGCACGACCGCGAGTACGAGCGGCTGGCCGGACCCGTCGGGGACGATCGGGTGACGGCCGCGCGGAAGGCCGCGGAGCGGTTCAACGCCGTCGTGCTGCTGAAGGGCCACGCGACCGTGGTCGCCGGTCCCGACGGCCGCGTGCTGGTCAACCGCGCCCGGTCGTCGTGGGCCGCGACGGCGGGTTCCGGCGACGTCCTGTCCGGCGTGCTGGGCTCCCTCCTGGCCGCCGGCCTCGACCCGGTGCTGGCGGCGGGCTGCGCGGCGAAGGTCCACGTCCTGGCCGCGGAGCTGGCCGCCGACGGCGCGCCGATCCCCGCGACCTCGCTGCTGGGCGCGATCCCCGACGCCATCCGCGCCGTCCGCCCCCTCTGA